AAATGGTATATAATCTCCATGACAGATGTATCTTCGGCTCGAAAATCCTCTCCCATGTTCGAGGCAAGTGTTAAGAGCACGAGGAAGATATCTTGGTATGAGAATGCATCGATAGTGGCGGATCGAGATATTTGAGACTCATCGCCTTCGTATTTGACATCAGGGGGAGGCTCGATCATGGCGATGTTACGgaggaagaacaagaccaGCTTGATGATGCCTTGATCACGTTGTGTTCGATCGCCAATCGGTATTGCCATGGACGGGAGAGCCACCCGTATAGCTGTATGAAGTACGCGAGCTCCGTCGTAGTTGACAACGGCTCGCTTATATCCAACCTGAGCAAGCTCCAGGACCGGCATATGGCGGTGGTGATTGACCGTCATTCGCTCTCTGTCTCTTGCCATTGGCCAGGTGAGAGGAACCATGAGTTCGAAGCAAGCCAAGGCCATCCTGGACTTGAATTTGCTGTCCGTGGCGTTTTCGGGCCACGTCGAGAGAATGGGGAGCAGGTCACCCTCGACCAGGTTCGCCTCGTGTATGCATCGCGCAACGTCCATCCGATTCGTCTTTTCGTCGTAGAAGCGTATCCATCGCTTTAGATCTCGAAGAACCTCGAGGGCATCGTCACCGAGTTGATAGCCGCCATCGCTGTCGGCGCTGATACCTCCAAGCTGGAATTCACTTGTCAGAACGTTTTAATTTATTGGTATCATGGGAAAACTTACCGCTGAGACAAGACTATTGATATGTGCTCGCACTTCCGGGTGCACAATATCTGTTGATCCATCTGCCAACTCCATGATCCTAATTCACTAAACATTGGCAGACCAGGAGTTGTCTGTCTCTATTCACAGGTCGTGGGGTTAGTGCTGCCTCGACAACATTAGAAAACATAGGCAGTCCCACCACTTCATTATACGACGCGCTTAGACGCGACTCGTCTGGCGTGTCTAATTAACGCGAGATTCGATAAGAattgataagataaagaaagttCTCGGCAATTGATAAGAAAGATCCGCCGGCTCCGAGCCGAGGTTACCCGCAATATGATGGCATGAGCCGTTGATTTCGGCGTCGGTGTCGGCGTAGCTGCCAATGTCCCCGTGGGGAAGAACTTAAAGAGACCTGGCACTTTACTATTGTATCGTGGTTTCAAAATTCACCCACACATTCTTCAAAAAAATGGCTGCTTCAATCTTTCGAATGCCTTCTATGGCAGCTGCGCGTCATGCTCGCTGCTTCAGCTCTTCACCTCGCCAATATGCCGCCGcagaggtcaagaagcttggtgtTATTGGTGCGGGTCAAATGGTAAGAGCATGTGAAAGACATTGCTGGCGTTCAGACAATTAACATCACAACAATAGGGATTAGGGATTGCTCTTGTTGCAGCTCAAAAGGCTCAGGTTCCCGTTACCTTGATTGATACTTCAGACAAGGCTCTGGACAAGGGCATAGCCTTTGCTGAGAAACTCCTAGCAAAGGATGTCTCCAAGTCAAGGATCACACAGGAGCAGGCCGACAGCGCTCGTTCTCTTCTCAGTACGAGCACCAAAATGGAAGATCTCTCCTCTGCAGACATGGTCATCGAGGCTGTTCCTGAGCTGCCCAATCTCAAGTTTGACATATTTGGCAAGCTGGCTCAGATCTGCCCCAAGCATGCTATTCTCGCTACAAACACTTCTTCTATCTCCATCACACGCATCGCCGCTGCCACGACCAAGGATCCCACTGATACCTCAGCTTCCTCTCGTGTTGTGTCGACACAC
This genomic stretch from Fusarium oxysporum f. sp. lycopersici 4287 chromosome 5, whole genome shotgun sequence harbors:
- a CDS encoding 3-hydroxybutyryl-CoA dehydrogenase, giving the protein MAASIFRMPSMAAARHARCFSSSPRQYAAAEVKKLGVIGAGQMGLGIALVAAQKAQVPVTLIDTSDKALDKGIAFAEKLLAKDVSKSRITQEQADSARSLLSTSTKMEDLSSADMVIEAVPELPNLKFDIFGKLAQICPKHAILATNTSSISITRIAAATTKDPTDTSASSRVVSTHFMNPVPVQKGVEIISGLQTSQDTLDTAIEFCKRMGKITSVSADSPGFLANRILMPYINEAIICLETGVGDRDSIDAIMKNGTNVPMGPLQLADFIGLDTCLSIMKVLYEETADSKYRPSVLLKNMVNAGWYGKKSGKGFYDY